The Kitasatospora sp. NBC_00240 genome contains the following window.
GTCCGGGTCGGCGGGGGTGAGGGCGAGTGCGGTGAGTTCGAGGGCGAGGGAGGCGTAGTAGGGGCGGCCCATGGCGGTGAGGATGCGGCGGGCACGGTCGAGGGATTCGGCGGCGCCGGCACCGTCGCCGCCGTACAGCAGAATCCGACCGCGGCTGTAGGCGAGGACTGCGCGGAGAACAGGGGCGTCCTCACCCTCCAGGGCCTCTTCGGCCTCGGCGACGATGTCCTGCGCGGCCTCGGGATGACCGTCGGCGAGCGCAGCATTGACGGCAGCCGCAATGAAGAGGGAGGACTGCCCCCAGTCGGACGTGCCGCGCAGCTTCTCCAGAGCGGAACGGGCCACCGCCCAGGCCTCCTGCGGCTGCCCGCGGTGAATGTGGATGGTGCTGATGGCGGTCGCCGCACGCAGGGCGCAGTCAGCCTCCAGGGCCGTTTCCCCGAGGCGGGCGGCGTGCCGGAGGTGCTCCAGGGCAAGCTCCCACTGCCCGCGGACCGCAGCCACGGCTCCACGGCCCAGGCAGGCCTCCATCAGGATGTCGGCGTTGTCGGGATAGCGCGCAAGGAGGGTCGCATGGTCCTCCTCCAGGTGCTCCCAGCGGCCCGCCATCCAGTCCAGCCGCAGCAGTTGGCTGGCACTGCAGGACTCGATGAGCGGAGCCGTACCCAGCCGTCGGGCGAGGTCGAGGCTCTCCCGCAGCAGGGCTTCCGCTTGGCGGTCGTGCCCGGTCGCGAGGGAGTAGTAGCCGACGTTGAAGAGGGCGCGGGCGCTCTGGCGCAGGACTTCGGGATCGGCGTCGTCGCGGGGCAGCCGCTCGACGAGGTCCCGGACGGCCGCGTCGTTGGCCCTGGCCATCAGCGTGAGACGGGTGGCGTGGACGGCGGCACGCGCGCCACGGTTGGGGCTGTCGTGGACGGCGTCCTCGGCACGCGCCATCCACGCCTGCACCTCCCGCGGGGGCCGGCTCGGGTTCACGGCGAGGGCGACCATCGCGCGGGCGGCCACGTCGGGCCGGACGGTGAGTTCCTCGATCGCCCGCTCCAGCTCGCGTTCGCCGCCCTCCGTGTCGCCTCCCTGGTTGACCATGAGCAGGCCGAGAGCGAGGCGGACCTCGCCGCGCGCAGCAGCCGGCAGGTGGGAAGCGGAGAGGATGCGGCGCAGCGCGGTGGCGCCGGTGGTGTAGTCGACACCGTTGACGGCGATCCGGGACAGCGCCAGGGCGGCGCGGGTGCGCAGGTCACCCTCCAGACGGGGCTGGGCGAGGATCTCGTGGATGAGGGTGGCGGCCGTGCCGTCGTCGCCCAGCGCGATGGCCTGGTCGGCGGCGGCTTCCGCCTGACGCAGCCAGGCCGCGGTGTCGCCGAGGGCGCGGGTGTGATGGGCGATCTGGACCAGGGGAGGCGAGGGGGCGGAGGAGAGTGCCCGGACGGCTTGACGGTGCAGATCGAGGCGGCGAGGGCCGAGGATGCCCCGGTGGACGGCCTGCTGGGCGAGTGCGTGGCGGAAGGTGTAGTGACCAGCGGTGCCTTCGCGGAGGACGGTGGCCCGCAGGGCTTCGGTGAGCGCCGGGCCGGCCCGGTCGGGGTCGATGCGGGCGACATCGGTGAGCAGGTGCTGGTCGGCGGGGACGGCGAGGACGGCGGCGGCTTCCACCAGGGCGACAGCGGAGTCGGACAAGGTCGCCATGCGCGAGGCCACCGCTTCGCGCAGTCCCCGGGGGACCTCCGCTTCCGCCAGCACCGCCACGTCGTCCACCGGAGGGCCGTGATAAAGGTGGCGCGGGCGCGGCTGCGCGGTGAGGGTGAGGAGGTCCTCCTCCACGACGAGGGGCAGGCCCGCGCTGCGTTCGAACAGGGTCCGGCTCAGGGCCGTACTCACGCGTGGGCCGAGGACGGTGGCGGCGAGCTCGTGCACCTCGTTCTCGGTGAGGGGGCCGAGGTGGATGTCCGCGCCGCCGGTTCCCGGCGGGCGGCGGTAGGGAGCGCCGAGGACGGGGGTGTCGTCGGAGAGGTCCTCTCCGCGGTAGGTGAGCACCAGGCCGAGCCGTTTGGGCAGGTCACGGGCGAGGAGCAGGAGCAGTTCGCGGGTGGCTTCGTCCGCCCAGTGCAGGTCTTCCACGACCAGGACGACGGGGCCGACGGCGTCGAGTACGGAGCGCACCGCGCCCATCAGTTGGAAGCGTCCGGCGCGTACGTCCTGCAGCGGCGCCGCGGTGGGGGGCAACCGGTGGGCGAGCGCGGGTAGCAGCGGCGCCAGTGCGCCGGCCTGCGGGTTGAGGCGCTCGGGAGGGGGCAGCCAGTCGGTGGTGTCGCTCAGGGCGTCCAGGACCGGGCCGAACGGCAGTGGTTCACGTAGCGGGTGGCACAGTCCGGTGACCACGCGCACCCCGCGCCTGGTCAGGGCGAGGGTGGCTTCGTGGATCAGGCGGGACTTGCCCACGCCGGGCTCGCCCTCCACCAGCACCACGGCCGGCGGGATCTCCAGCACGGTGAGCAGGAGATCCAGTTCCCGGCGCCGGCCGACCCAGGCGAAACCCCGTCCCGAAGCGGCGTCGGAATCACGGTCTACTGCCACAGCCGGCCTCCAAGGGGCGGCACAGCCCTTGCTCGCGCCCCTCCGGATCCCAACGTAGTCGCCGCCGGCTTCCCTGCCAATGTGCGGATGAGGTGACTGGGGCGGGGCCGGGGGCGGGTGCGATGCGACCAGGGCTGATCCCGGGCGCCGGTTCCTGTCGGAGGTGTGGGTGACGGGGTGAGGAGGCCGGCCTGGGTACATGGCGAAATCCGGCGGTTCGGGGCGTCCTGTGAGGGACGCCCCGAACCACCGGAGCTGTTGTGCGGGTGTGGCGTTCCGCTCGGACGGATCGGGGTCCGCGCGCCTACGTGATCCCTCGTTCACGGGAGGTTTGCGGAACCGCCGCTCGGGCGCGTCGGGCCATGAGGATGCTCCTGAATCCCTACCAGCTGTACACCTGGAAGGACCAGAGCGAGTAGCCGTAGGAGGTGCCGCGGGTGGTGCCGTTCATCCGGATGTAGCGGCCGGAGCCGGTGAGGCCGGTGAGGTCGTCGGTGCCGCCGTCGCCGGTGGTGGTCGAGAAGATGGTGGTCCAGGTGCTTCCGTCGTTGGAGGTCTGGATCTGGTAGGCCTTTCCGTAGGCGGCCTCCCAGGTCAGCTTGACCTCCTTGACGGACTTGGTACTGCCGAGGTCGACCTGCAGCCACTGCGGGTCGGAGTAGGCGCTGGCCCAGCGGGTCGCGGGGTTGCCGTCGGTGGCGAGAGTGGCGCCGAGGGTGCCGGCCTCGGTGGAGAAGGCGGTGGTCGGCCGGCCCAGAGCCAGGTCGCTGCCGGTGACGGTCCAGGTGAAGGTGGCGAAGCCGGAGGCGCCGGTGGTGTCGGTGGCGGTCACGGTGACACTGGCGGAGCCGACGCTGACCGGGGTGCCGGTGATCTGGCCGGTGGCGGAGTTGATGGTCAGGCCGGCGGGCAGGCCGGTGGCGGTGTAGGTGAGGGTCTGGCCGGCGGCGGAGTCGGTGGCGCTGACCTGGACCGGGCTGATGACGGTGCCGGGATTCGTGCTTCGGGCGCCGGGGTTGGTGACGGTGACGGTGTTGCCGGTTTCGGTGGTCCAGATGCCGGTGATGTCGGTGGCGGTCGCGGCGTTGCCTGCGTGGCTGGTCAGGCCGGCCAGGTCCTCCAGGGTGCGCAGCATGTTGTAGTGGTTGTAGGTGGTGGCGGTGGAGCTGCCGGGGGTGACATTTGCGCCGTAGAAGACGGTCGGGATTCGGTTGCCGGAGAGGCGATTGTCTTCGTCGAAGGTGACGACGAGCAGGCTGTTGTGGGCCTTGGCCCAGGTCGCGTAGGCGCCCAGGTTGTTCTGGATCCAGCTGTCGCCGGTGCCGACCGAGCAGTCGTGCATGTCGTTGCAGAGGTCCGGGACGACGAAGGAGACCTTCGGCAGTGAGGCGAAGTCGGTGGTCGGGAACTGGGTCATGGTCTTCGCCGTGCTGGTTGGCACGTTGTTGAAGCCGAACCACGGGTTGTGCTTCTGTGCGTAGTCGCCGCTGCTGCACACGGTCGACCCCTGGCTGGGCAGGCCCTCGTTGTAGCTTGCCCAGGTCTTGCCGGCGGCGATCAGTTCGGAGGCCAGGTTCGGCGCGGACATCGAGCCGACGGACACGCAGCTGTCGTCGGTGCGGCCCTGGTTGGAGCCCGAGAACAGCTGGTAGTAGTTGGGTTCGCTGGGGTGGGTGATGCCGTACGACTGGGTGAGGCTGGCCCCACCGGCCTTGAGGGTGTTGTTGATGTACGGCGCGCTGGCGCTGTCGACGACCTGCGAATAGGCGTGGTTCTCCATCACCACGACCACGATGTGGTCCGGGGCCGGAAGGGTTGCAGCCTGGGCGGTGCCGCCGGTGGCGGCCCAGGCGCCGAGCGATCCGGCGGAGAGGGCCACCGCGCTCGCGAGGGCGGTGAAGGTGCGCCGGGTGGGCTTCGGGGGCCGAACGGTAGTCACGTCCGCGAACTCCTCGGAAAGGCGAATGATGTTTCCATCCTTCGTAATGAGCACCCCTGAATGTAAGGCGTCGAAGGGAAACACCATGCGAATCTGCCATTTCCAAAGAAAACGTAAGTCGTACACGCTCCCATGAATTCGTACTGATCCTGGGACGCGGGGAAGATTCTCGCCGAGAAAAATCTGCCACTTGTATATCCACAGCTC
Protein-coding sequences here:
- a CDS encoding discoidin domain-containing protein, translated to MTGIWTTETGNTVTVTNPGARSTNPGTVISPVQVSATDSAAGQTLTYTATGLPAGLTINSATGQITGTPVSVGSASVTVTATDTTGASGFATFTWTVTGSDLALGRPTTAFSTEAGTLGATLATDGNPATRWASAYSDPQWLQVDLGSTKSVKEVKLTWEAAYGKAYQIQTSNDGSTWTTIFSTTTGDGGTDDLTGLTGSGRYIRMNGTTRGTSYGYSLWSFQVYSW
- a CDS encoding AAA family ATPase, translating into MAVDRDSDAASGRGFAWVGRRRELDLLLTVLEIPPAVVLVEGEPGVGKSRLIHEATLALTRRGVRVVTGLCHPLREPLPFGPVLDALSDTTDWLPPPERLNPQAGALAPLLPALAHRLPPTAAPLQDVRAGRFQLMGAVRSVLDAVGPVVLVVEDLHWADEATRELLLLLARDLPKRLGLVLTYRGEDLSDDTPVLGAPYRRPPGTGGADIHLGPLTENEVHELAATVLGPRVSTALSRTLFERSAGLPLVVEEDLLTLTAQPRPRHLYHGPPVDDVAVLAEAEVPRGLREAVASRMATLSDSAVALVEAAAVLAVPADQHLLTDVARIDPDRAGPALTEALRATVLREGTAGHYTFRHALAQQAVHRGILGPRRLDLHRQAVRALSSAPSPPLVQIAHHTRALGDTAAWLRQAEAAADQAIALGDDGTAATLIHEILAQPRLEGDLRTRAALALSRIAVNGVDYTTGATALRRILSASHLPAAARGEVRLALGLLMVNQGGDTEGGERELERAIEELTVRPDVAARAMVALAVNPSRPPREVQAWMARAEDAVHDSPNRGARAAVHATRLTLMARANDAAVRDLVERLPRDDADPEVLRQSARALFNVGYYSLATGHDRQAEALLRESLDLARRLGTAPLIESCSASQLLRLDWMAGRWEHLEEDHATLLARYPDNADILMEACLGRGAVAAVRGQWELALEHLRHAARLGETALEADCALRAATAISTIHIHRGQPQEAWAVARSALEKLRGTSDWGQSSLFIAAAVNAALADGHPEAAQDIVAEAEEALEGEDAPVLRAVLAYSRGRILLYGGDGAGAAESLDRARRILTAMGRPYYASLALELTALALTPADPDAAARHLTDAVTVFTALGATADAARCQQHLRTLGLGRPAPRGRRGYGDRLSPRETQVARLLATGASNKDIAQALSLSPRTVEQHVARTLKKLHTTRDDVPGPHTAVDSP